In Pseudophryne corroboree isolate aPseCor3 chromosome 3 unlocalized genomic scaffold, aPseCor3.hap2 SUPER_3_unloc_11, whole genome shotgun sequence, a single genomic region encodes these proteins:
- the LOC134983260 gene encoding gastrula zinc finger protein XlCGF26.1-like encodes MLSPDCDIKDNDSRQDSPGDNPITPIIHPALSAGPSDPGECSPDHSDIGASVTALRVDTVFPCSIDAKCFTQNTNLITHQPAKAGERPLICSECGKCFTYKSGLVTHERIHTGEKPYSCSECGKCFTQKSQLITHQRSHTCERPFPCPECGKCFAHKSDLVSHNRNHTGEKPFSCSECGKCFTWKSQLVTHLRSHTGENPFPCSECEKCFTYKSQLVIHKRIHTGEKPYSCSECGNCFTYKSTLDAHKRSHTGTSPFPCSECGKYFAQKSQLARHQRIHTGERPFPCSDCGKCFAQNSDLVSHNRSHTGENPISCSECGKCFAWKSQLVKHQRSHTGEKPFPCPECGKCFANKSDLVKHKRSHTGEKPFPCTECGKCFAQKSDLVSHNRSHTGENPISCSECGKCFARKSQLVIHHRSHTGEKPFSCSECGKCFARKSDIVRHQRSHTGARPFPCSDCGKCFAHKSHLVIHQRNHIGEKPFSCSECTKSYTQKSELVTHQRSHTGEKPFPCPECGKCFAHKRDLFKHEKSHTGEKPFSCSECGKCFALKSALVIHHRSHTGEKPFSCSECGKCFTQKSHLVTHRQSHTGENPFPCSECGKCFALKSALVIHHRSHTGEKPFPCSECGKCFTHKSQFVTHQRRHTGEKQF; translated from the coding sequence atgttatccccggattgtgacataaaagataatgacagtagacaggattctccaggagataaccccattaccccaattatacatccagctctatcagctggtccctctgatcctggggaatgttctcctgatcactctgatattggtgcatctgttacagctctgagagtagatacagtgtttccctgttctatagatgccaaatgttttacacagaacacaaaccttattacccatcagccagctaaggcaggtgagaggccactgatatgttctgagtgtgggaaatgttttacatacaaatcaggtcttgttacacatgagagaatacatacaggtgagaaaccatattcctgttctgagtgtgggaaatgttttacccagaaatcacaacttattacacatcagcgaagtcacacatgtgaaaggccatttccatgtcctgagtgtgggaaatgttttgcacataaatcagatcttgttagtcataacagaaatcacacaggtgagaagccattttcatgttctgagtgtgggaaatgttttacctggaaatcacaacttgttacacatctgcgaagtcacacaggtgaaaatccatttccatgttctgagtgtgagaaatgttttacatataaatcacaacttgtaatacataagagaatacatacaggtgagaaaccatattcctgttctgagtgtgggaactgttttacatacaaatcaactcttgatgcacataagagaagtcacacaggtacatcaccatttccatgttctgagtgtgggaaatattttgcacagaaatcacaacttgctagacatcaaagaattcacacaggtgagaggccatttccatgttctgactgtggaaaatgttttgcacaaaattcagatcttgttagtcataacagaagtcacacaggcgagaatccaatttcttgctctgagtgtgggaaatgttttgcctggaaatcacaacttgttaaacatcagagaagtcacacaggtgagaagccttttccatgtcctgagtgtgggaaatgttttgcaaacaaatcagatcttgttaaacataagagaagtcacacaggtgagaagccatttccatgtactgagtgtggtaaatgttttgcacaaaaatcagatcttgttagtcataacagaagtcacacaggtgagaatccaatttcctgctctgagtgtgggaaatgttttgcccggaaatcacaacttgttatacatcacagaagtcacacaggtgagaagccattttcttgctctgagtgtgggaaatgttttgcccggaaatcagatattgttagacatcagcgaagtcacacaggtgcgaggccatttccatgttctgactgtggaaaatgttttgcacataaatcacatcttgttattcatcagagaaatcacataggtgagaagcctttttcttgctctgagtgcacgAAAAGTTATACtcagaaatcagaacttgttacacatcagagaagtcacacaggtgagaagccatttccatgtcctgagtgtgggaaatgttttgcacacaaaagaGATCTTTTTAAAcatgagaaaagtcacacaggtgagaagccattttcttgctctgagtgtgggaaatgttttgcactcaaatcagctcttgttatacatcacagaagtcacacaggtgagaagccattttcttgctctgagtgtgggaaatgttttacacagaaatcacatcttgttacacatcggcaaagtcacacaggtgagaatccatttccatgctctgagtgtgggaaatgttttgcactcaaatcagctcttgttatacatcacagaagtcacacaggtgagaagccatttccatgttctgagtgtgggaaatgttttacacacaaatcacaatttgttacacaccagagaagacacacaggtgagaagcaattttaa